The following coding sequences lie in one Rhizobium sp. ZPR4 genomic window:
- a CDS encoding sugar ABC transporter substrate-binding protein, producing the protein MSNSKKHESAFINAQRRAALKLGLAGTLVLALSCGVSPAFAAGKPKVGLIMKSLSNEFFKQMKAGADKYAAENKDKFDFKAVGMKDERDFASQVDAVENFVTQKYDIIVVAPADSKAMATPLAKAVKAGVKVINIDVPLDADAKKAAGIDLAFFGPDNTAGAKLAGDALAKDLGPGAKVVILEGNPEADNAKERKEGFMDSIKAGKLQLLDSKTAHWETEEANTVMTNFLTKYKDIQGVMAANDSMALGVVKALDASGQAGKIKVVGFDNIPSVKPLIKDGKMLATVEQYGAEMAAMGIKYGLREYAGEKFTGWVKTDVTLVTAKDLK; encoded by the coding sequence ATGTCCAATTCCAAAAAGCATGAATCCGCCTTCATCAATGCGCAGCGGCGTGCGGCGCTGAAACTCGGACTTGCCGGCACCCTGGTGCTTGCGCTGTCCTGCGGCGTGTCGCCTGCCTTTGCGGCCGGCAAGCCCAAGGTCGGGCTGATCATGAAGTCTCTGTCCAATGAGTTCTTCAAGCAGATGAAGGCCGGCGCCGACAAGTATGCCGCCGAAAACAAGGACAAGTTCGACTTCAAGGCCGTAGGCATGAAGGACGAGCGTGACTTCGCTTCGCAGGTCGATGCCGTCGAGAACTTCGTGACGCAGAAATACGACATCATCGTCGTCGCACCGGCGGATTCCAAGGCGATGGCAACGCCGCTTGCCAAGGCAGTGAAGGCCGGCGTGAAGGTCATCAACATCGACGTGCCGCTCGATGCCGACGCCAAGAAGGCCGCCGGTATCGACCTCGCCTTCTTCGGCCCCGACAACACTGCCGGCGCCAAGCTTGCCGGCGATGCGCTTGCCAAGGATCTGGGTCCCGGCGCAAAAGTCGTAATCCTGGAAGGCAATCCTGAGGCCGACAACGCCAAGGAGCGCAAGGAAGGCTTCATGGATTCCATCAAGGCCGGCAAGCTTCAGCTTCTCGATAGCAAGACCGCCCATTGGGAAACCGAAGAAGCCAATACCGTCATGACGAATTTCCTGACGAAATATAAGGATATTCAGGGCGTCATGGCCGCCAATGATTCGATGGCCCTCGGCGTCGTCAAGGCGCTCGATGCCTCAGGTCAGGCGGGCAAGATCAAGGTCGTCGGCTTCGATAACATTCCGTCCGTCAAGCCGTTGATCAAGGACGGCAAGATGCTTGCCACCGTCGAGCAGTATGGCGCGGAAATGGCGGCCATGGGCATCAAGTACGGCCTTCGCGAATATGCCGGAGAAAAGTTCACCGGCTGGGTCAAGACGGATGTCACCCTCGTCACCGCCAAGGATCTCAAATAG
- a CDS encoding sugar ABC transporter ATP-binding protein yields MPETADDSILKLEGIGKRFPGVVALRDVSIKIGRGKGHVLLGENGAGKSTLINLLGGVFKPDDGRILFDGEAYHPSSPLEAFKAGIRVIHQELHPLSNLTVAENLLFEHLPRRYGLVNYKQMNARAAELLAEVGLNVAPTTPASSLSVAQLQLLEIAKALSNESKLLVLDEPTATLTSKEVDRLFEILKRLKARGVTTLYISHRLEEIFEVGDNVTILRDGQHVITRPLEGLGIPKIVELMVGRELAQHDAFRGDSTISGEALGVSGLKVTRNSPELSFSVAKGEIVGIAGLVGSGRTEAVRAIFGADAKAAGEIRVDGETIDITSPKDAVAAGLCLATEDRKIQGLMLDLSCAENTTITDLGKVSRNGLIIRKLEDGHSQRLVRELRIKTPSIHQAVRTFSGGNQQKVVIAKWLFRGPRVLIFDEPTRGIDVGAKAEIYELLWKFAAEGKGVLVVSSDLPELMGICHRIIVFSDGKIAGEIPREQFDESRILSLAYKEYSRVRQH; encoded by the coding sequence ATGCCAGAGACAGCAGATGATTCCATCCTGAAGCTGGAAGGAATAGGCAAGCGCTTTCCGGGTGTCGTGGCGCTGAGAGATGTTTCCATAAAGATCGGCCGCGGCAAGGGTCACGTTCTTCTCGGCGAAAACGGCGCCGGAAAATCGACCCTGATCAATCTGCTTGGCGGCGTCTTCAAGCCGGACGACGGCCGCATCCTGTTTGACGGCGAAGCCTATCATCCGTCCTCGCCGCTGGAGGCATTCAAGGCGGGCATCCGGGTCATCCATCAGGAACTGCATCCGCTTTCCAATCTCACTGTCGCCGAGAACCTGCTTTTCGAGCATCTGCCGCGCCGATACGGCCTGGTGAACTACAAGCAGATGAACGCCAGGGCGGCGGAACTTTTGGCGGAAGTCGGCCTCAACGTGGCGCCGACGACGCCTGCCAGCAGCTTGAGCGTCGCCCAGCTCCAGCTGCTCGAGATCGCCAAGGCGCTCTCCAACGAAAGCAAGCTTCTGGTCCTCGATGAACCGACGGCGACCTTGACCTCCAAGGAAGTTGATCGCCTCTTTGAGATTCTGAAGCGGCTGAAGGCGCGCGGCGTCACCACGCTCTACATATCGCACAGGCTCGAGGAAATCTTCGAGGTGGGCGACAATGTGACCATCCTGCGCGATGGACAGCACGTGATCACGCGGCCGCTCGAAGGGCTCGGAATTCCGAAAATCGTCGAACTCATGGTCGGGCGCGAACTCGCCCAGCACGACGCCTTCCGCGGCGACAGCACCATATCCGGCGAGGCGCTTGGCGTCTCCGGCCTGAAGGTGACGCGCAACAGCCCGGAACTGTCATTTTCCGTCGCCAAGGGAGAAATCGTCGGCATTGCCGGGCTTGTTGGCAGCGGCCGCACCGAGGCGGTTCGCGCCATATTCGGTGCCGACGCCAAGGCTGCCGGTGAAATCCGTGTGGACGGCGAGACGATCGATATCACGTCGCCGAAGGATGCGGTCGCTGCGGGACTGTGCCTGGCAACGGAAGACCGCAAGATTCAAGGGTTGATGCTCGACCTTAGCTGCGCCGAGAACACCACCATAACCGATCTTGGCAAGGTCTCCCGCAACGGCTTGATCATCCGCAAGCTGGAAGACGGCCATTCGCAACGCCTGGTGCGCGAACTCAGGATCAAGACACCCTCCATCCATCAGGCCGTCAGGACGTTTTCGGGCGGCAACCAGCAGAAGGTGGTCATCGCCAAGTGGCTGTTTCGCGGCCCCAGAGTGCTGATCTTCGACGAGCCGACGCGCGGCATCGACGTCGGTGCCAAGGCGGAGATCTACGAGCTTCTTTGGAAGTTCGCCGCCGAGGGAAAAGGCGTCCTGGTCGTGTCTTCGGATTTGCCGGAGCTCATGGGCATTTGCCACCGCATCATCGTCTTCTCGGACGGCAAGATAGCCGGGGAAATACCTCGGGAGCAATTTGACGAGAGCAGGATCCTCTCACTCGCCTACAAGGAGTACAGTCGTGTCCGGCAACATTGA
- a CDS encoding Gfo/Idh/MocA family oxidoreductase, protein MRLLILGTGGMANKHAASFKEIEGVSVVGGVDVVPERLAAFCSEHGIPNHFGSLEEALAWGEFDAVANVTPDAVHHSTTLQAVAAGKHVFCEKPLATDAIKAMEMTEAIEKAGKVGMVNFTYRNSPALQKGRQMVLAGEIGKVRHVEASHLQSWLVGRHWGDWKSESKWLWRLSKKHGSNGALGDIGIHIVDFASYGSGLDVAHVFARLKTFDKAPGDKIGDYDLDANDSFTMNVDFTTGAIGTIQATRTAAGQMDQLRLRVYGATGSIEMIYDTGKSTLRACLGEDVHTATWRDIPFDDVETNYQRFVQAVRAGKTQEPSFRRAANIQKVLDKALASDISHKDEALA, encoded by the coding sequence ATGCGCCTACTCATTCTCGGCACTGGCGGAATGGCCAATAAGCATGCGGCAAGTTTCAAGGAGATCGAGGGTGTCAGCGTCGTGGGCGGCGTTGACGTTGTGCCCGAGCGATTGGCCGCCTTTTGCTCGGAGCATGGCATTCCCAATCATTTCGGCTCGCTCGAAGAAGCGCTTGCCTGGGGCGAGTTCGATGCCGTCGCCAATGTGACGCCCGACGCTGTTCACCATTCGACGACGCTGCAGGCGGTTGCGGCCGGCAAGCACGTCTTCTGTGAAAAGCCGCTCGCGACCGATGCGATCAAGGCGATGGAAATGACCGAGGCCATCGAGAAAGCGGGCAAGGTCGGCATGGTGAATTTCACCTATCGCAATTCGCCTGCCTTGCAGAAGGGTCGGCAGATGGTGCTTGCCGGCGAGATCGGCAAGGTGAGGCATGTCGAAGCGTCCCATCTGCAGAGCTGGCTGGTTGGCAGGCATTGGGGGGACTGGAAATCAGAGAGCAAATGGTTGTGGCGCCTGAGCAAGAAGCATGGTTCGAACGGCGCGCTCGGCGATATCGGCATCCATATCGTCGACTTTGCCTCCTATGGCTCCGGGCTCGACGTTGCCCATGTCTTTGCGCGGCTAAAGACTTTCGACAAGGCGCCGGGTGACAAGATCGGCGACTATGATCTCGATGCGAATGACAGCTTCACGATGAACGTCGACTTCACGACGGGAGCGATCGGCACGATCCAGGCGACACGCACCGCCGCGGGGCAGATGGATCAGCTGCGCTTGAGGGTCTATGGCGCGACGGGTTCGATCGAGATGATCTACGACACGGGAAAGTCGACGCTCCGCGCCTGCCTCGGCGAAGATGTCCACACGGCAACGTGGCGCGATATTCCCTTCGATGATGTGGAGACGAACTACCAGCGGTTCGTCCAGGCCGTCAGGGCGGGTAAGACGCAGGAGCCCTCGTTCCGCCGCGCGGCAAACATACAGAAAGTCCTGGACAAGGCACTCGCCTCGGACATCAGTCATAAAGACGAGGCACTTGCCTGA
- a CDS encoding ABC transporter permease, producing the protein MSGNIEKTSEAKETSTWDKLIRISMKEAGVTIALVLILIFFSLTAPYFATPENFLKIFVQIAINTVLAAGMTFVILTGGIDLSVGSLLALCTVIGATIMIDPRFSPWQAIALASLASMGAGAVLGAINGWICEKWKLPSFIVTLGMLNVASGLARVVSDNSTITGLPQPFVDFGNLIFWGVFPSIFLIAIVVVLIGWFVLRYTVFGRFVFAIGTNEEAVRLSGHEPKRYKIAVFTISGLTAGIAAMVYLLRLNVGSPVAGIGYELNAIAAVIIGGTSLSGGKGSIIGTLVGACILQVLSTGLQLLGADDNIKPIVIGAVIVLAVILDSYRGRLMRILESR; encoded by the coding sequence GTGTCCGGCAACATTGAAAAGACGAGCGAAGCGAAAGAGACCAGCACTTGGGACAAGCTCATCCGGATCTCGATGAAAGAGGCCGGCGTCACCATCGCCCTCGTCCTGATTTTGATCTTCTTCTCGCTGACGGCGCCCTATTTCGCGACGCCGGAGAACTTCCTGAAGATCTTCGTGCAGATCGCCATCAATACGGTGCTTGCCGCCGGCATGACCTTCGTCATTCTGACGGGCGGCATCGATCTTTCGGTCGGATCGCTGCTTGCCCTTTGCACGGTCATCGGCGCGACGATCATGATCGACCCGAGGTTTTCTCCCTGGCAGGCGATCGCGCTCGCATCGCTCGCCTCGATGGGTGCTGGCGCGGTCCTGGGTGCCATCAACGGATGGATCTGCGAGAAGTGGAAACTTCCATCCTTCATCGTCACGCTCGGCATGCTCAACGTCGCAAGTGGCCTCGCGCGCGTCGTCAGCGACAACTCCACCATCACCGGCCTGCCGCAACCCTTCGTCGATTTCGGCAATCTGATTTTCTGGGGCGTCTTTCCGTCGATCTTCCTGATCGCAATCGTCGTCGTCCTCATCGGCTGGTTCGTGCTGCGCTACACGGTGTTTGGACGTTTCGTCTTTGCGATCGGGACGAATGAGGAGGCTGTGCGGCTGTCAGGTCATGAGCCGAAGCGATACAAGATCGCGGTCTTCACCATTTCCGGACTGACCGCCGGCATCGCGGCCATGGTCTACCTGCTCCGCCTCAATGTCGGAAGCCCTGTCGCCGGGATCGGCTATGAATTGAACGCGATCGCGGCCGTCATCATCGGCGGCACAAGCCTTTCGGGCGGCAAGGGATCGATCATCGGGACGCTGGTCGGCGCCTGCATTCTGCAGGTGCTGTCCACGGGGCTGCAGCTACTCGGCGCCGACGACAATATCAAGCCGATCGTCATCGGCGCCGTCATCGTGCTCGCCGTCATTCTCGACAGCTATCGCGGCCGGCTGATGCGGATATTGGAGAGCCGCTGA
- a CDS encoding glycoside hydrolase family 38 C-terminal domain-containing protein — MSLTIAQRLDRLKVRTAELAHWRDRYSLAIDGWTFDGEPIAHHQDWPHRKGTVHFAAKATAPRDWPLEQIRLQLDLGGESLLTLRYPDGQTETFGLDPYHQEFPLKGRDFQITTESVARFPFGEPNRAPKLNKARLIWLDEPVHRLHLLLQQICEAGDILDGHEAVPHLIDAAEQALRSIDWPSDTSAYISRTAAAAMQQKIWELPELEGNPAGLTETQSASAAAAYDHLLAQLKELQKRFPQNGELLLTGHAHIDLAWLWPYGETRRKMRRTFNTALSLMERSDDFRFNQSTAHYYAQMEEDDPELLERIKKKVAEGKWETVGGMWVEPDTNMPTGESLVRQVLYGQRYFEKHFGLRHSVCWLPDCFGFSGALPQILRLGGIDSFFTIKVNWSETNHIPSDLFWWKGLDGSKVLTHTFDNPMQGYNGFVQPDCFVPTWKNFRGKTEHDTSLLAVGYGDGGGGVTPEMVEREVQLRDFPAIPKARWGTVKSYYEGAHRAAAQKELPVWDGEIYLELHRATLTSQSGVKRKHRQAERALITAETLASLAHMLGAAKPQSLEADWRVVLKNEFHDILPGSSIREVYVDAERELDGVIDNAKVEQANALKALSAHLPAGAITDALVVVNPSLSPRPLTASLSDGTVLASADSVAPLSVAVFDRKALKPAGGLKADTHHLENEHLSVTIGKDGAVSSLVHKATGREAVEGSANQLWVYPVDKPRNWDAWDVDADYAEKGIRLDKPESITLVEEGPHRAAIRVINRYRNSSVTQLYVLTANARRLDIETTIDWHDRRTLLRTLNPVAVRSRTATFECAFGIVERQTHTNTSWEQAMFEAAAHRFVDLSEPGFGVALLNNAKYGHSARGNIIGMSLVRSPIYPDPLADEGQQSFTYALMPHEGAWYEGGVLPEAIDLNQPLVSIEASGLATGTLSPLGIEGIPVAFSGLKPAEEGEGLILRLYEPAGRRGRLSLILPSGWQASGPLNILEEPIERSGSADIMPFEIRTWKLQRA, encoded by the coding sequence ATGTCTCTCACTATTGCCCAACGCCTTGATCGCCTGAAAGTCCGCACTGCAGAGCTTGCGCATTGGCGCGACAGGTACAGCCTCGCGATCGACGGTTGGACGTTTGATGGGGAGCCTATTGCGCATCATCAGGATTGGCCACACCGCAAGGGAACGGTTCACTTCGCTGCCAAGGCAACGGCGCCGCGGGACTGGCCACTCGAGCAGATCCGCCTGCAGCTTGATCTTGGCGGCGAGAGCCTGCTGACACTGCGTTATCCTGATGGCCAAACGGAGACGTTCGGCCTCGACCCCTATCATCAGGAGTTTCCGCTCAAGGGTCGGGACTTCCAGATCACGACCGAAAGCGTGGCGCGCTTTCCGTTCGGGGAGCCGAACAGGGCGCCGAAACTGAACAAGGCGCGATTGATCTGGCTGGACGAACCGGTCCACCGGCTGCATCTCCTGCTGCAGCAGATCTGCGAGGCGGGGGATATCCTCGACGGCCATGAAGCTGTGCCGCATCTGATCGATGCCGCCGAACAGGCGCTGCGCAGCATCGACTGGCCCTCGGACACGTCAGCCTATATTTCGCGCACGGCCGCCGCGGCGATGCAGCAGAAGATCTGGGAGCTGCCGGAACTCGAAGGAAACCCCGCCGGTCTTACCGAAACACAGAGCGCTTCGGCCGCCGCTGCTTACGATCACCTGCTTGCACAGCTGAAAGAGCTTCAGAAGCGCTTTCCGCAAAATGGCGAATTGCTGCTGACCGGCCATGCTCATATCGATCTGGCGTGGCTTTGGCCCTATGGCGAGACCCGTCGCAAGATGCGCCGCACCTTCAATACAGCCCTTTCGCTGATGGAACGCTCCGACGACTTCCGCTTCAATCAATCGACCGCCCACTACTATGCGCAGATGGAAGAGGATGATCCGGAACTGCTTGAGCGGATCAAGAAGAAGGTGGCCGAAGGCAAGTGGGAAACCGTCGGTGGCATGTGGGTCGAGCCCGATACGAATATGCCGACAGGCGAGAGCCTCGTGCGTCAGGTCCTTTACGGCCAGCGCTATTTCGAAAAGCATTTCGGCCTGCGCCATAGCGTCTGCTGGCTGCCTGACTGCTTCGGCTTTTCAGGCGCGCTACCACAGATCCTGCGGCTTGGGGGCATCGACAGCTTCTTCACCATCAAGGTGAACTGGAGCGAGACCAATCACATTCCATCCGACCTCTTCTGGTGGAAGGGGCTCGATGGCAGCAAAGTTCTGACCCATACGTTCGACAATCCCATGCAAGGCTATAATGGTTTCGTGCAGCCGGATTGCTTCGTACCGACATGGAAGAATTTCCGGGGCAAGACGGAGCATGACACCTCGCTGCTGGCCGTCGGCTATGGCGATGGCGGCGGCGGCGTCACGCCGGAAATGGTCGAGCGCGAAGTGCAGCTGCGGGACTTTCCTGCGATCCCGAAGGCACGCTGGGGCACGGTAAAGAGCTATTATGAAGGGGCTCATCGCGCTGCGGCGCAAAAGGAGCTGCCGGTCTGGGATGGCGAAATCTACCTTGAACTGCACCGCGCGACGCTGACGTCGCAAAGCGGGGTCAAGCGCAAGCACCGCCAGGCCGAACGCGCCCTGATAACGGCGGAGACGCTGGCCTCGCTTGCCCATATGCTCGGTGCTGCCAAACCTCAAAGCCTCGAGGCGGATTGGCGTGTCGTTCTGAAGAACGAGTTTCACGATATCCTGCCAGGCTCCAGTATTCGGGAGGTCTATGTCGATGCCGAGCGGGAACTCGATGGGGTGATCGACAATGCCAAGGTGGAGCAGGCAAACGCTCTGAAGGCGCTGTCGGCCCATCTTCCGGCGGGCGCCATTACGGATGCGCTTGTTGTCGTCAACCCGTCGCTTTCGCCGCGCCCGCTCACCGCAAGCCTATCGGATGGAACGGTCCTGGCTTCGGCCGATTCCGTCGCGCCTCTTTCCGTCGCGGTTTTCGATCGCAAAGCGCTGAAGCCCGCCGGTGGGCTCAAGGCCGATACCCATCATCTCGAGAACGAGCATCTGTCCGTTACCATCGGCAAGGATGGCGCCGTATCGAGCCTTGTTCACAAGGCGACGGGACGAGAAGCGGTTGAAGGAAGTGCCAACCAGCTCTGGGTCTATCCAGTCGACAAGCCGCGCAACTGGGATGCCTGGGACGTCGACGCCGACTATGCCGAGAAAGGCATCCGGCTCGATAAGCCGGAGAGCATCACTCTGGTCGAGGAGGGACCGCATCGCGCCGCGATCCGCGTCATCAATCGATACCGCAACTCGAGTGTCACCCAGCTTTATGTTCTGACGGCCAATGCCCGCAGGCTCGATATCGAGACGACGATCGATTGGCACGACCGGCGCACCCTGCTTCGGACCCTGAACCCGGTTGCCGTGCGGTCGCGCACCGCGACTTTCGAATGCGCTTTCGGCATTGTCGAGCGGCAAACCCACACCAATACGTCCTGGGAGCAGGCGATGTTCGAGGCGGCTGCACATCGCTTCGTCGATCTGAGCGAGCCCGGCTTCGGCGTCGCCCTGCTCAACAACGCCAAATACGGCCACAGCGCCCGCGGCAATATCATCGGCATGAGCCTTGTTCGGTCGCCGATCTATCCCGATCCGCTCGCCGACGAAGGCCAGCAGAGCTTCACATATGCGCTAATGCCGCATGAAGGCGCCTGGTATGAAGGCGGCGTTCTGCCGGAGGCGATCGATCTCAATCAGCCGCTGGTCAGCATAGAGGCAAGCGGTCTTGCGACCGGCACCTTGTCACCGCTTGGCATCGAAGGCATACCGGTCGCCTTCTCGGGCCTGAAGCCGGCAGAGGAAGGAGAGGGCCTTATTCTGCGACTTTACGAGCCGGCCGGCCGGCGTGGTCGTCTGTCGCTGATCTTGCCGTCGGGATGGCAGGCATCGGGGCCGCTGAACATCCTCGAAGAACCGATCGAGCGCAGCGGATCCGCCGACATCATGCCGTTCGAAATCCGGACCTGGAAGTTGCAGCGGGCCTGA
- a CDS encoding LacI family DNA-binding transcriptional regulator → MPKVGIRDVAKLAGVSTGTVSRVLNDHPSVTDELRARVRGIIEELGYMPDPSARSMRSKVSRLIGIVIPDLTNPFFSELVQFTEQAAARHGYNIIVMTSFDHAAKEADRIGQLTSRKVDGIILVPSNDFHTLKLPKGLPIVIVDRLLPGYSGIAADHRSGVRLGVEHLVKLGHRRIGFISGPKDSVPANDRLQGYLDAMKLACDGEQNAVPLIAEAAFDYESGRSAGNYLLARARHERPTAIFASSDQQAIGCMRAAHDLGIPIPAALSIVGFDGIPLASMTTPRLTTVKQPIREIAAAAVAVLLSKQDAPGLGKPLLLACEISAGETTSSPQPD, encoded by the coding sequence ATGCCAAAGGTTGGAATTCGAGACGTTGCCAAACTGGCGGGAGTTTCCACCGGGACCGTTTCACGAGTTTTGAATGACCATCCTTCCGTGACGGATGAATTGAGGGCGCGGGTCAGAGGCATCATCGAAGAGCTCGGTTATATGCCTGACCCATCTGCCAGAAGCATGCGCAGCAAGGTCAGCCGCCTCATCGGCATCGTCATTCCCGACCTCACCAACCCGTTTTTCTCGGAACTCGTCCAATTCACCGAACAAGCCGCGGCGCGACACGGCTACAACATCATCGTCATGACCTCCTTTGACCATGCGGCCAAGGAGGCGGACCGGATCGGCCAGCTGACAAGTCGGAAGGTGGATGGCATCATCCTTGTTCCCAGCAACGATTTCCATACGCTCAAGCTGCCGAAGGGACTGCCAATCGTCATTGTCGATCGCCTCCTGCCGGGATATTCCGGCATCGCCGCCGATCATCGCAGTGGCGTGCGTCTCGGCGTCGAGCATCTCGTGAAGCTCGGCCATCGCCGCATCGGCTTCATTTCAGGTCCGAAAGACTCCGTTCCCGCCAATGATCGTCTCCAAGGCTATCTCGATGCGATGAAATTGGCCTGCGATGGCGAACAGAATGCGGTGCCGCTGATTGCCGAAGCGGCTTTCGACTATGAAAGCGGCCGGTCCGCCGGAAACTATCTTCTCGCGCGCGCGCGCCACGAGCGCCCAACCGCCATATTCGCAAGTTCCGACCAGCAGGCGATCGGCTGCATGCGAGCAGCCCATGATTTGGGAATCCCAATCCCGGCTGCCCTCTCCATCGTCGGCTTTGATGGTATTCCGCTCGCAAGCATGACAACGCCACGCCTGACCACCGTGAAGCAGCCGATTCGGGAAATAGCAGCAGCGGCGGTCGCTGTTTTGTTGAGCAAGCAGGATGCCCCGGGACTCGGCAAACCACTCTTGTTGGCCTGCGAGATTTCGGCAGGGGAAACAACGTCTTCACCGCAGCCGGATTAA
- a CDS encoding ROK family transcriptional regulator: MRYLRSGPRRHQPEETDVTRGKTLGLRSGEIADRNIRVILEAIRRHGPLTRMELGKHSGLTGPGITNILRRLGDEGLVTSHRRNGAGGGATSTEFALRPEGAFSIGVRVRQSRGEAVLVDLSGQVHDRVYFPLIRTTRVASILPTIEGMISRHADLPIIGLGIGSNDWSPEESDQLDAASRLPRSYIENECTASLLAERTIGTSAPRGGLAMIIIDEDVQAGFLVRGIPYSGVHGRAGNIGDMRTGPDNIRLNTVVGFGALRRLVSDDEFNRLLEGEEPASPLLTQWIREAASHLLDPIIAIAGFIAPSVIMIGGDLPRGVIEALIHQLSVERRDTSKRPFLTPWISPMKPASFSGGGVALGAALLPFLNTLLPPISG, from the coding sequence ATGCGGTATCTTCGATCTGGGCCACGGCGGCATCAGCCGGAGGAGACGGACGTTACGCGGGGTAAGACACTTGGTCTGCGGTCGGGAGAAATCGCCGATAGAAATATCCGCGTCATATTGGAGGCAATTCGACGCCACGGGCCGTTGACCCGTATGGAGCTCGGCAAGCATTCCGGATTGACCGGACCGGGTATCACCAACATTCTGCGCCGCCTTGGCGATGAGGGTCTGGTGACATCGCACCGGCGCAACGGCGCGGGCGGCGGCGCGACATCGACGGAATTTGCCTTGCGGCCCGAAGGAGCCTTCTCGATCGGCGTCAGGGTCCGCCAAAGCCGCGGCGAAGCCGTTCTCGTCGATCTCAGCGGCCAGGTTCACGACCGCGTTTATTTTCCCCTCATCCGGACAACGAGGGTCGCATCGATCCTACCGACCATCGAAGGTATGATCAGTCGTCACGCTGACCTGCCGATCATCGGCTTGGGAATAGGCTCGAATGACTGGAGCCCGGAAGAAAGCGACCAGCTGGATGCCGCATCGAGACTCCCGCGCAGCTATATCGAAAACGAGTGCACGGCAAGCCTGCTCGCCGAGCGCACGATCGGCACATCGGCGCCGAGAGGTGGCCTCGCGATGATTATTATCGACGAGGATGTCCAGGCCGGTTTCCTCGTTCGCGGCATTCCCTATTCGGGCGTTCATGGACGCGCGGGCAATATCGGCGACATGCGCACCGGCCCCGACAATATCCGTTTGAACACGGTCGTCGGCTTCGGTGCGCTGCGCAGATTGGTGAGCGATGACGAATTCAACCGCCTTCTTGAGGGCGAAGAGCCGGCTTCTCCGCTGCTGACGCAGTGGATACGCGAGGCGGCAAGCCACCTGCTCGACCCTATCATCGCGATTGCCGGCTTCATCGCACCGAGCGTGATCATGATCGGCGGCGACCTGCCGCGCGGCGTCATTGAAGCGCTGATCCATCAGCTCTCCGTCGAGCGCCGCGACACGTCGAAGCGGCCCTTCCTGACGCCCTGGATTTCACCGATGAAGCCCGCAAGCTTCAGCGGCGGCGGCGTGGCGCTGGGGGCGGCACTCCTGCCTTTCCTCAATACCCTGCTGCCGCCGATTTCCGGCTGA